The Plasmodium vinckei vinckei genome assembly, chromosome: PVVCY_09 genome includes the window gataatacaaaatttggcatattttttttagagatattttctttatatattttctgtAAATGTGTGTAAAATAggaaaaacatattttgtatttatttttagtcTAACCATTTCAATAGATATTATAGGAATGTATATTAGTTTGGCTAGCTCACAAACAAATTGTCATACCAGCTTTTCATCCATGGTAATTGTTTCctctaataataaaatttttatttcttttaaattttcgAGACTTAAGGCTTTGACCTAAAAAGGGAGATAACCTTACATTTTACTACTTTACATTTATtgctttatattttttccccCTTTTGTCTTACTTCATCATTTTCCATCCCAAGTAACAGAACATTTCTATGCCTATTTTCTAATAACACATTTACacctattttttttaaacaacCAAAATATcatgatattattttcattccGTAAAAATTGTGCAGTAAAATAAGTATGGATGAGCCCCATAATAAAGCCATAATCATTTACATATCCATACAccaaaaatgaataaatatatgtacatatatatggtttatatttttttttacatggTAATTGGGATAAATAGCTATAGACATATAATAACTCCCCATctattttatacatatggactaatttatattttttactatgagttataatattattcatttttgtaaaaaaaacacaattAGGCTCGTAATTGATACACTGTATAGTGTTTATAAATGTACAATTGGGAAGTGATatcaaacaaattttattcttcttattattttcagtTATACATGCAAATATAGTTTCATCGTCATTTAAAcaatatcttttttttttcaattttgcATCTTTAATATTTAGTAAGCACATTTCTTCCTCATGTGTATCatatatgcttatatatttctgtacataaaaaattttatcatttacattatttttatttcatattataaatatattaacattaGTATAGACTTACATTTATTTGTGTATAACAGAAAAATGGTTCAATACAAATAAGACTACCAAATACCACTGTACAAGACATACAAAACTATTAAACCATAATTATCAgatcttttaaaaatgcgaagaaaattatttttcgaAAAATCACACACATACATAGTATTATATgaacatgcatatattatttttttttttattacttgttcatattttaaaacacaTAAATAGCtatatttgttaataaaaaaagaatgtgTGTACTTTTGGAAATGATcttcaattttataaataatatcatCATCATAAAATGAGTAGACAAGAACACAtcctttatttttcattaaaactaaaaaatgaacattATCACTTGAGAGCTCTATATAATCGATTTTGTAACTAGTTACATAAATTTTGCttatattcaaattttcaatttccattaaaaatattttattatcaacaacatataataagaaaagcccattttttgaaaacaaACACCAATTGCAATATTCAACTTTAACTAATTTCAtcattataaaattgaacTAACAAATAACACTAAACATTATATCAattacaataaatatattatagctGTTTTcgtaatataaatatttttttttgtcccttttttatattaacatgTTCAGATTGTTTTGTACAATACCttgtttaatatataattatatttcgcatttgtataatttttttttcgattttatcatattttaaatatttcattactAATGTAATCAagtataatttaaaaacatttttctaataaaagtatctcaaagaaaaaaaaaataataatgcttATATATGAGAGCATACATAAACaaacatatacatatatatattatgcacATAATGTGAGGATATTGTTGTGGATAAATGAcagaaaaatgaaaaaaatcgaaagacggaatatatatatccataaataaacaatgacataatataaataaaagaaaaaatattataaaatttccCCATTTTcatgtataaataattaatactaaaaaataatgtttcattgcctttatttattttctttcttaTAAAATACTGAAATTGCACAAATCATAAATATGCAAGACACGAGCATTACATATACTTGCTATTCTATTTCTTTACATATTCAAGCATATGTATGTTTATACTTATAAAGttcaaaagaaaaaaatattattgatattatatatgtgcaaTTTGGCTAGCATCCatcttatttatatattacaagGATATGCTTGGATTGTTCTCTCCAAagaatgtaaaaaaaatatttttgaattatgGTCTTCCTTGACaaaatactaaaaaaagaGGATAGAgtgaaaaaatttattcacCTACTGTAGATGGGCAACTATTTTTCGAATTGGAAAAAAACTCATGCTCCATATGTATTTTGGGGTGTCtaaaagggaaaaaaaaaaaaaaaaaaaaaaattaattagaaagtaatgaattaaatatagaGGATGAAACGGATTAAttagtaaaaaatgaattaaatatagaggatgaattaatatattcctAAAAATACATGCACGCATTTCATATCTTTTGATGATCTTACTTGGGGAAAAAGTATCTGTATACGTAGGATAGCATAccaattataattaaaagaatTGCAATCATAATCAATAAATCATTAATACcgcttatttttatatctaaaATAGTTTCTCCAGTAGAGaggatataatttttatttcttacGATGTGATAAGTACGctgaataaaatttatattttcagtAAACGATACTAAAAGAACATTTTCGTGATCgttaaaatgttttaagtATGAACATCCTACAGtttctttgttttttctttttatattataaaattgtgtAAACAAACTTTCATattgtttaattttaatattataacaatttatatttccaaAATATCCTTCATTTGGATTGTCTATTGAATCTATAACTTTTCttacatatacataatttcTAATATCACCATAAAGTGCGTCATTGTCAATTTGTATTGCCCAGACTTTATTTCGAGTACTAACATATACAGCTCTAGCATCTCTATTTTGGGCAGTtgacaaatatatattgttttcatAATCATCATCTTTATCTTCATTAGGTATAGTAGAAATGAGTGTACATTGGACAACACTAGACACTAGACAACGATAtacatttaatattttatcactatctttatttgatatataataaaaatttatatgattaaTAATACTActaaaaattacaaaatcTATTACATGAtctaatttaaaaaatgaatatagtttgtaatttttcaaaataactAAGTAGTTAATActatcataataataagctgtataattatttatagaacttatatatcttattttatttttttttaatttatccataatattttctttagatacttttatttgataaacATTCTCTAAGTTTCCATAACAATTATAAAGTTCTCCTTCACTAATTAATATACGATTACAATTTgcatcattttcttttaataaacTTTCATTAGTGTGTTtccaaattaaaaaattattatgattcTGTTCTTTAAATCCGctgttttcttttataaatttattttgattatctatttcttcatcagttaaatcattaatatttcttCCTATCAAGTTTTGATTCATTGGATTATTGCCACCTAAATTTCCACCTAAATTTCCACCTAAATTTCCACCTAAATTTCCACCTAAATTTCCACCTAAATTGCCACCTAAATTGCCTCCTAAATTGCCCATATTAAACATATCTGATATATTAGGTATaccaaatttattttttttttcatttgcaTCTTTTCCATTTTCCATACCCATACTTAGtaataatgaattttttaaattacaaCTTATtgttttcataaatatgtaatatgaaatattttttatatctacaTTAATACGTaaagtattttttaaatgatttgTAATAGTTTCAAGTAAAGCATaattacttttatttatatatttatttcctaATACTAATAGGTTATTAAATTcagtattttttataaaactcattttaatttcattattttgatgCATTGATGGataacataataatttatgagGTAAAAATTTATCACTTTCAATTTCACATATAGCACTTCTCTCAACAGGACTGTTAGTATGATCATTATCTTCATCGTCTGTATCATCATCATCTTGATATTCATCGTCAACGGAATCAGAATTTTGATCATCATCTTCCATTGATGATCCATCTCCCCAATCGGGTAATGCTTTTACAGTAAATTgctcatattttatattttttttagaattACTACTTTTACTTCTCATCAAAATATTAAGACCTGTTTcactataaaatatatcagGGATTTTACATACTATTCCCTTTttgctattttttaaaataactaAATCACCTCcatcatatttaaaatcaaattttatattactgGGAGGACGGAATCGAAAGTAacttataatatttgtataacttttgtaaaaatatatttcattatcaaTATCTATATTCCCTATTTCAGATGATGATATTTCAGGGatagtataatttttatctatatatatatattgaaatGCCTCATCATTGTTTACTgttgtattattatcaaaaacAACAGTAGCTATTTTATTGCTTTCCCcatttgaatatataatattaggtaaaaatattgcaaTTAATGaacttatatttattaattttttcatcattagttttattttatttttaaattataaaaccATTGATTTAattccatatatttttaataaaactaTGTGTGCAAGTCCattcaatattataattgctcatattaatttttttttttataaataatctGAAAATCTGtattattcaaaaattaaagaaacggaaaaaaattattatacatatacatatatgtatccTCTTGATTTCACTTTGCAAATgctcgtttttttttttatatcatcaaTATTAAGCTTTTCAGacttaattaaaaattaaagtagccatatatatatataattataattatatgtcCTTAAAATGGAAAACTAAAAATATCGCAATAATCAAAATGTAAAGTATGTATTTTCTTTGCTTTCTTCAGTTCTTTAAAATGTAATACTTATAAACTTTCAATAAtcttattaaataattatgtaaataCCAAATGCTTGATCAATTAAAAAGgtataaatcaaaaaaaaaaaaaatatattttccttaattttgtaaagtaatatggaaaaaatcgagtatttactatatatacataatgtataatatatataattaattataagattaaaaataaagcattattataatatactattttataCTTTATGTATTCcgattttttaattttattattttttttttttttttttttttttgcgcTTTCCCATTTAAGccttaaaaattttatgcatatgtgGACTAGC containing:
- a CDS encoding WD repeat-containing protein WRAP73, putative, with protein sequence MMKLVKVEYCNWCLFSKNGLFLLYVVDNKIFLMEIENLNISKIYVTSYKIDYIELSSDNVHFLVLMKNKGCVLVYSFYDDDIIYKIEDHFQKYTHSFFINKYSYLCVLKYEQKYISIYDTHEEEMCLLNIKDAKLKKKRYCLNDDETIFACITENNKKNKICLISLPNCTFINTIQCINYEPNCVFFTKMNNIITHSKKYKLVHMYKIDGELLYVYSYLSQLPCVNVLLENRHRNVLLLGMENDEVKALSLENLKEIKILLLEETITMDEKLKIYKENISKKNMPNFVLSR